One part of the Streptomyces sp. AM 2-1-1 genome encodes these proteins:
- a CDS encoding NADH-quinone oxidoreductase subunit J, producing MSALAAAAATTSTGEAVQFWILATVAVLGALSTVLMKRAVHSALSLAGTMIVLAVFYLANGAYFLGVVQVVVYTGAIMMLFLFVVMLVGVTAADSLKETLKGQRWLAAGCGLGFGVLLIAGIGNASLNGFAGLGTANAVHGGNVEGLANLIFTQYVFAFEITGALLITATVGAMVLTHKERTERALNQREMSEARVRSNHLPPLPAPGVYARHNAVDIAGLLPDGTPSELTVMRTLRDRGQVRDVSEEALADLKALEQRSGERLGRSSALTARGTGRPSGRPADRTGHAEDTQ from the coding sequence ATGAGTGCCCTGGCAGCCGCGGCAGCCACCACCTCGACCGGTGAGGCCGTCCAGTTCTGGATCCTCGCCACGGTCGCCGTGCTCGGCGCCCTCTCCACCGTCCTGATGAAGCGGGCCGTGCACAGCGCGCTCTCGCTTGCCGGGACCATGATCGTGCTGGCGGTCTTCTACCTCGCCAACGGGGCGTACTTCCTCGGCGTCGTGCAGGTCGTCGTCTACACCGGCGCGATCATGATGCTCTTCCTCTTCGTCGTGATGCTCGTCGGTGTCACCGCCGCCGACTCGCTGAAGGAGACCCTGAAGGGCCAGCGCTGGCTGGCCGCCGGATGCGGTCTCGGCTTCGGCGTGCTGCTCATCGCCGGCATCGGCAACGCCTCCCTGAACGGCTTCGCCGGCCTCGGCACCGCCAACGCCGTGCACGGGGGGAACGTCGAAGGGCTCGCCAACCTCATCTTCACCCAGTACGTCTTCGCCTTCGAGATCACCGGCGCCCTCCTCATCACCGCGACGGTCGGAGCGATGGTGCTCACCCACAAGGAGCGCACCGAACGCGCGCTCAACCAGCGGGAGATGTCCGAGGCCCGGGTCCGCTCGAACCACCTGCCGCCGCTGCCCGCCCCCGGTGTCTACGCCCGGCACAACGCCGTGGACATCGCCGGCCTGCTCCCCGACGGCACTCCGTCCGAGCTGACCGTCATGCGCACCCTGCGCGACCGCGGACAGGTACGCGACGTCTCCGAGGAGGCGCTCGCCGACCTGAAGGCACTGGAACAGCGGTCCGGTGAGCGGCTCGGCCGCTCCTCCGCCCTCACCGCCCGGGGAACCGGCAGGCCGTCGGGGCGCCCGGCCGACCGCACCGGACATGCGGAGGACACCCAGTGA
- the nuoK gene encoding NADH-quinone oxidoreductase subunit NuoK: MNPVNYLYLAALLFTIGASGVLIRRNAIVVFMCVELMLNACNLAFVTFSRMHGNLDGQIIAFFTMVVAAAEVVVGLAIIVSLFRSRHSASVDDASLMKL; the protein is encoded by the coding sequence GTGAATCCCGTCAACTACCTCTACCTGGCAGCCCTGCTGTTCACGATCGGCGCCAGTGGGGTGCTGATCCGGCGGAACGCGATCGTGGTGTTCATGTGCGTGGAGCTGATGCTCAACGCCTGCAACCTCGCCTTCGTCACCTTCTCCCGCATGCACGGCAACCTCGACGGCCAGATCATCGCGTTCTTCACGATGGTCGTCGCCGCCGCGGAAGTCGTCGTCGGGCTGGCGATCATCGTGTCGTTGTTCCGCTCCCGCCACTCGGCCTCGGTCGACGACGCCAGCCTGATGAAGCTGTGA
- the nuoL gene encoding NADH-quinone oxidoreductase subunit L — MENLIALLIAAPLLGAAVLLCGGRRLDRAGHWLGTLLAAVSFVLAVALFADMLGKGAEERLLHQKLFSWIPVEGFQADVAFQLDQLSMTFVLLITSVGTLIHIYSIGYMEHDERRRRFFGYLNLFVAAMLILVLADNYLLLYVGWEGVGLASYLLIGFWQHKPSAATAAKKAFLVNRVGDMGLSIAIMLMFTTFGTFAFGPVLEATGETGEGKLTAIGLMLLLAACGKSAQVPLQSWLGDAMEGPTPVSALIHAATMVTAGVYLIVRSGAIFDAAPDAQLVVTVVGAVTLLFGAIVGCAKDDIKKALAGSTMSQIGYMILAAGLGPIGYVFAIMHLVTHGFFKAGLFLGAGSVMHGMNDEVDMRKFGGLRRYMPVTFVTFGLGYLAIIGFPGLSGFFSKDKIIEAAFAKGGTEGWILGAVTLLGAAITAFYMTRVMLMTFFGEKRWQPDAEGHEPHPHESPKSMTIPMIVLAFGSVFAGGFFSIGDRFLHWLEPVTGHDHGDSPVGATTVTGATMVVLVIGVALAWAMYGRKAVPAVAPRGSLLTRAARRDLLQDDFNHVVLVRGGEHLTRSLVYVDHSLVDGVVNGTAASVGGLSGRLRKLQNGYARTYAVSMFGGTAVLIAATLLMRAV, encoded by the coding sequence GTGGAGAACCTGATCGCGCTGCTCATCGCGGCGCCCCTGCTCGGAGCGGCCGTCCTGCTGTGCGGGGGCCGCCGGCTCGACCGGGCCGGACACTGGCTCGGCACCCTGCTCGCCGCCGTGTCGTTCGTGCTCGCCGTGGCGCTCTTCGCCGACATGCTCGGCAAGGGCGCCGAAGAACGCCTGCTGCACCAGAAGCTGTTCAGCTGGATCCCGGTGGAGGGCTTCCAGGCCGACGTCGCCTTCCAGCTCGACCAGCTGTCGATGACCTTCGTCCTGCTGATCACCAGTGTGGGCACCCTGATCCACATCTACTCGATCGGCTACATGGAGCACGACGAACGCCGTCGCCGCTTCTTCGGCTACCTCAACCTCTTCGTCGCGGCGATGCTCATCCTGGTCCTCGCCGACAACTACCTCCTGCTGTACGTCGGGTGGGAGGGCGTCGGCCTCGCCTCGTACCTCCTCATCGGCTTCTGGCAGCACAAGCCCAGCGCGGCGACCGCCGCCAAGAAGGCCTTCCTGGTCAACCGGGTCGGCGACATGGGCCTCTCCATCGCGATCATGCTGATGTTCACCACCTTCGGCACCTTCGCCTTCGGGCCGGTGCTCGAAGCGACCGGCGAGACCGGCGAGGGCAAGCTCACCGCGATCGGCCTGATGCTGCTGCTGGCCGCCTGCGGCAAGTCCGCCCAGGTACCTCTCCAGTCCTGGCTCGGCGACGCGATGGAGGGCCCGACCCCGGTCTCCGCCCTCATCCACGCCGCGACCATGGTCACGGCCGGCGTGTACCTCATCGTCCGCTCCGGTGCCATCTTCGACGCCGCCCCGGACGCGCAGCTCGTCGTCACCGTCGTCGGAGCGGTCACGCTCCTCTTCGGTGCGATCGTCGGTTGTGCCAAGGACGACATCAAGAAGGCCCTGGCCGGCTCGACCATGTCGCAGATCGGCTACATGATCCTCGCCGCGGGCCTCGGCCCCATCGGCTACGTCTTCGCGATCATGCACCTGGTGACCCACGGCTTCTTCAAGGCCGGGCTCTTCCTCGGCGCCGGTTCGGTCATGCACGGCATGAACGACGAGGTGGACATGAGGAAGTTCGGCGGCCTTCGGAGGTACATGCCGGTCACCTTCGTCACCTTCGGCCTCGGCTACCTCGCCATCATCGGCTTCCCCGGCCTCTCCGGGTTCTTCTCCAAGGACAAGATCATCGAGGCGGCCTTCGCCAAGGGCGGTACCGAGGGCTGGATCCTCGGCGCCGTCACCCTGCTGGGCGCCGCGATCACCGCGTTCTACATGACGCGCGTGATGCTGATGACCTTCTTCGGCGAGAAGCGCTGGCAGCCGGATGCCGAGGGCCACGAGCCGCACCCGCACGAGTCCCCGAAGTCGATGACGATCCCCATGATCGTGCTCGCCTTCGGCTCGGTCTTCGCGGGCGGCTTCTTCTCGATCGGCGACCGCTTCCTGCACTGGCTGGAACCGGTCACCGGCCACGACCACGGGGACTCCCCGGTCGGCGCGACCACCGTCACCGGCGCCACCATGGTGGTGCTCGTCATCGGTGTCGCCCTCGCCTGGGCGATGTACGGCCGCAAGGCCGTGCCCGCCGTCGCCCCGCGCGGCTCGCTGCTCACCCGGGCAGCCCGCCGCGACCTCCTCCAGGACGACTTCAACCACGTCGTCCTGGTCCGCGGCGGCGAGCACCTCACCCGCTCCCTGGTCTACGTCGACCACTCGCTGGTCGACGGCGTCGTCAACGGCACGGCCGCCTCGGTCGGCGGGCTCTCCGGCCGGCTGCGGAAACTGCAGAACGGCTACGCCCGCACCTACGCGGTCTCGATGTTCGGCGGTACGGCGGTCCTCATCGCCGCGACCCTGCTGATGAGGGCGGTCTGA
- a CDS encoding NADH-quinone oxidoreductase subunit M: protein MSFPLLTATAALPAIGAIATAAVPAQRRTAAKWLALLVSLATLVLAAVVFVRFEPGGDRYQLTESHAWIADFGVRYELGVDGIGVALLALTALLIPFVILAGWHDADPLETHSSRWRPTQGFFALILMVEAMVILSFEATDVFLFYILFEAMLIPMYFLIGGFGDRAHAGTDENAAAQRSYAAVKFLLYNLVGGLIMLAAVIGLYVVAGSFSLSEIAEARASGSLEMATSTERWLFLGFFFAFAVKAPLWPLHTWLPNAMGEATAPVAVLITAIVDKVGTFAMLRFCLQLFPEASKWATPVILVLALISIVYGALLAVGQRDIKRLIAYASISHFGFIILGIFAMTSQGQSGATLYMVNHGISTAALMLVAGFLITRRGSRLIADYGGVQKVAPVLAGTFLIGGLATLSLPGLAPFVSEFLVLVGVFSAYPVVGIIATTGIVLAALYVLVLYQRTMTGPVKATVQGMPDLRVRELAVVVPLIALLIFLGVFPKPLTEIVDPAVEHTMSDVQKQDPQPEVEAAQ from the coding sequence ATGTCCTTTCCCCTCCTGACAGCGACGGCGGCGCTCCCCGCGATCGGCGCCATCGCCACCGCCGCCGTCCCGGCCCAGCGGCGCACCGCCGCGAAATGGCTCGCGCTGCTCGTCTCGCTGGCCACCCTGGTGCTCGCGGCGGTCGTGTTCGTCCGCTTCGAGCCCGGCGGTGACCGCTACCAGCTCACCGAGTCGCACGCCTGGATCGCCGACTTCGGCGTCCGGTACGAACTCGGCGTGGACGGCATCGGGGTGGCGCTCCTCGCGCTCACCGCGCTGCTCATCCCGTTCGTGATCCTGGCCGGCTGGCACGACGCCGACCCGCTGGAGACGCACTCCTCCCGCTGGCGCCCCACCCAGGGCTTCTTCGCCCTGATCCTGATGGTGGAGGCGATGGTGATCCTCTCCTTCGAGGCCACCGACGTCTTCCTCTTCTACATCCTCTTCGAGGCCATGCTCATCCCGATGTACTTCCTCATCGGCGGCTTCGGGGACCGGGCCCACGCGGGTACCGACGAGAACGCCGCGGCCCAGCGCTCGTACGCCGCCGTGAAGTTCCTCCTCTACAACCTCGTCGGTGGCCTGATCATGCTGGCCGCCGTCATCGGGCTGTACGTCGTCGCGGGGAGCTTCTCCCTCTCCGAGATCGCCGAAGCCCGCGCGAGCGGCTCCCTGGAGATGGCGACCAGCACCGAACGCTGGCTCTTCCTCGGGTTCTTCTTCGCCTTCGCGGTGAAGGCCCCGCTCTGGCCGCTCCACACGTGGCTGCCCAACGCCATGGGCGAGGCGACCGCGCCCGTCGCCGTGCTGATCACCGCGATCGTCGACAAGGTCGGCACCTTCGCGATGCTCCGCTTCTGTCTCCAGCTCTTCCCGGAGGCCAGCAAGTGGGCGACCCCGGTGATCCTCGTCCTCGCGCTGATCTCGATCGTGTACGGCGCGCTCCTCGCGGTGGGCCAGCGCGACATCAAGCGGCTGATCGCCTACGCGTCGATCTCGCACTTCGGCTTCATCATCCTGGGCATCTTCGCGATGACCAGCCAGGGCCAGTCGGGCGCCACGCTCTACATGGTCAACCACGGCATCTCCACCGCCGCGCTGATGCTGGTCGCCGGATTCCTCATCACCCGGCGCGGATCCCGCCTCATCGCGGACTACGGCGGAGTGCAGAAGGTCGCCCCGGTCCTGGCGGGCACCTTCCTCATCGGCGGCCTCGCCACCCTCTCGCTGCCCGGCCTCGCGCCGTTCGTCAGCGAGTTCCTGGTCCTGGTCGGGGTGTTCAGCGCCTACCCGGTGGTGGGGATCATCGCCACCACCGGCATCGTGCTCGCCGCGCTCTACGTCCTGGTCCTCTACCAGCGCACCATGACCGGCCCGGTGAAGGCCACCGTCCAGGGCATGCCCGACCTGCGGGTCCGTGAGCTGGCGGTGGTCGTCCCGCTGATCGCGCTGCTGATCTTCCTGGGCGTCTTCCCGAAGCCGCTCACCGAGATCGTCGACCCGGCGGTGGAGCACACCATGTCCGACGTACAGAAGCAGGACCCCCAGCCCGAGGTGGAGGCCGCCCAGTGA
- the nuoN gene encoding NADH-quinone oxidoreductase subunit NuoN, producing the protein MSATAVHSLWTVAGEVTTAAPDVKFTAPTIEYAQLSPVLIVLGAAVIGVLAEAFVPRRARYVTQVALTVVALAAAFAAVVGLAAGGYGTTKAHIAAMGAIAVDGPALFLQGTILLASMVAVFTFAERRLDPAPHGNRADSFVAQAGSVPGSDSEKQAVRAGFTTTEVFPLVLFAIAGMLVFPAANDLLTLFVALEVFSLPLYLLCALARRKRLMSQEAAVKYFLLGAFSSAFLLFGIALLYGYAGSVSYATIASVVDGSVTEIDPALASTMGNDALLLIGGAMILTGLLFKVGAVPFHMWTPDVYQGAPTPVTGFMAAATKVAAFGALLRLLYVVLPGLTWDWRPVMWGVSIVTMLGGAIVAITQTDIKRLLAYSSIAHAGFILAGVIATTPEGISSVLFYLVAYSFVTVGAFAVVTLVRDAGGEATHLSKWAGLGRRSPLTAAVFAVFLLAFAGIPLTSGFSGKFAVFKAAADGGAGGLVVVGVLSSAIAAFFYIRVIVLMFFSEPKADGPTVAVPSPLTMTTIGVGVAVTLVLGLAPQYFLDLASQAGIFVR; encoded by the coding sequence GTGAGCGCAACAGCTGTCCACAGCCTGTGGACCGTGGCGGGCGAGGTGACGACGGCCGCCCCGGACGTGAAGTTCACGGCCCCCACCATCGAGTACGCCCAACTCTCGCCCGTCCTCATCGTGCTCGGCGCCGCCGTGATCGGTGTCCTGGCGGAGGCCTTCGTGCCCCGCCGGGCCCGGTACGTCACCCAGGTCGCCCTCACCGTCGTCGCGCTGGCCGCCGCGTTCGCCGCGGTCGTCGGACTCGCGGCCGGCGGGTACGGCACCACCAAGGCCCACATCGCCGCGATGGGCGCCATCGCGGTGGACGGACCGGCGCTCTTCCTCCAGGGCACCATCCTGCTCGCCTCGATGGTCGCGGTCTTCACCTTCGCCGAGCGGCGGCTCGACCCCGCCCCGCACGGCAACCGGGCCGACTCCTTCGTCGCCCAGGCCGGCTCCGTCCCGGGCAGCGACAGCGAGAAGCAGGCGGTCCGGGCCGGGTTCACCACCACCGAGGTCTTCCCGCTCGTCCTCTTCGCCATCGCCGGCATGCTGGTCTTCCCGGCGGCGAACGACCTGCTGACCCTGTTCGTCGCGCTGGAAGTCTTCTCCCTGCCGCTCTACCTCCTCTGCGCCCTCGCCCGCCGCAAGCGGCTGATGTCGCAGGAGGCCGCGGTGAAGTACTTCCTGCTCGGCGCGTTCTCCTCGGCGTTCCTCCTCTTCGGGATCGCCCTCCTCTACGGCTACGCGGGCTCCGTCTCGTACGCCACCATCGCGAGCGTCGTCGACGGCTCGGTCACCGAGATCGACCCCGCCCTCGCCTCCACCATGGGCAACGACGCGCTGCTCCTCATCGGCGGCGCGATGATCCTGACGGGGCTCCTGTTCAAGGTCGGCGCCGTGCCGTTCCACATGTGGACCCCGGACGTCTACCAGGGCGCCCCGACCCCGGTCACCGGCTTCATGGCCGCCGCCACCAAGGTCGCCGCGTTCGGCGCGCTGCTCCGCCTGCTGTACGTCGTGCTCCCCGGCCTCACCTGGGACTGGCGGCCGGTCATGTGGGGCGTCTCCATCGTCACGATGCTGGGCGGGGCGATCGTCGCGATCACCCAGACCGACATCAAGCGGCTGCTCGCCTACTCCTCGATCGCGCACGCCGGGTTCATCCTGGCGGGCGTCATCGCGACCACCCCGGAGGGCATCTCCTCGGTCCTCTTCTACCTCGTCGCCTACTCCTTCGTGACGGTCGGCGCCTTCGCCGTCGTCACCCTGGTGCGCGACGCGGGCGGCGAGGCGACCCACCTGTCGAAGTGGGCCGGGCTCGGCCGGCGCTCCCCGCTGACCGCCGCCGTCTTCGCGGTGTTCCTGCTCGCCTTCGCCGGTATCCCCCTCACCTCCGGCTTCTCCGGCAAGTTCGCCGTCTTCAAGGCGGCGGCCGACGGTGGCGCGGGCGGACTCGTCGTGGTCGGTGTGCTCTCCTCGGCGATCGCCGCGTTCTTCTACATCCGGGTCATCGTGCTGATGTTCTTCAGCGAGCCGAAGGCGGACGGCCCCACGGTCGCCGTCCCGTCCCCGCTGACGATGACCACCATCGGCGTCGGCGTGGCGGTCACCCTGGTGCTCGGCCTCGCCCCGCAGTACTTCCTCGACCTGGCGAGCCAGGCGGGGATCTTCGTGCGGTAG
- the recQ gene encoding DNA helicase RecQ, with protein sequence MDVTEAVTGATGTEAVTGAVTAAAASGSGVGDSEARRTLHRVFGYESFRGEQGAIIEHVVAGGDAVVLMPTGGGKSLCYQIPALVRPGTGVVVSPLIALMQDQVDALRALGVRAGFINSTQDFDERRSMEAQYVAGELDILYLAPERLRLDATLALLSRGTVSVFAIDEAHCVAQWGHDFRPDYLTLSVLGERWPDVPRIALTATATDATHQEITRRLGMPDAKHFVASFDRPNIQYRIVPKSDPKKQLLTFLTDEHTGDAGIVYCLSRNSTEKTAEYLVRNGIEAVPYHAGLDARTRATHQSRFLREEGLVVVATIAFGMGIDKPDVRFVAHLDLPKSVEGYYQETGRAGRDGAPSTAWMAYGLQDVVQQRKLIQGGDGDEAHRRRASAHLDSMLALCETVQCRRAQLLTYFGQEPAEATCGNCDTCLVPPETWDGTVVAQKLLSTVVRLKRERNQKFGAGQIIDILLGRKTAKVIQFDHDQLSVFGIGEELAEAEWRGVVRQLLAQGLLAVEGEYGTLVLTDASATVLGREREVLLRKEPKRVTERTAAKGERRARSAAAAADLPASAVPVFEALRAWRGATAKEQGVPAYVIFHDATLREIATLHPASLAELGGISGLGEKKLATYGEGVLEVLAGLEAPAVAEKAPAADAPAPQRAPVNAAAAPADRPDDAEFGWDDEEPPEYE encoded by the coding sequence ATGGATGTGACCGAGGCCGTGACCGGGGCCACCGGAACCGAAGCCGTGACCGGGGCCGTGACCGCGGCCGCCGCGTCCGGCAGCGGCGTCGGCGACAGCGAGGCGCGGCGGACCCTGCACCGGGTCTTCGGGTACGAGTCCTTCCGGGGCGAACAGGGCGCGATCATCGAGCACGTGGTCGCCGGTGGCGACGCCGTCGTCCTGATGCCCACCGGCGGCGGCAAGTCCCTCTGCTACCAGATCCCCGCCCTGGTCCGCCCCGGCACCGGCGTCGTCGTCTCCCCGCTGATCGCCCTCATGCAGGACCAGGTCGACGCCCTGCGCGCGCTCGGTGTCCGGGCCGGCTTCATCAACTCCACCCAGGACTTCGACGAGCGCCGCTCCATGGAGGCGCAGTACGTCGCCGGCGAGCTCGACATCCTCTACCTCGCGCCCGAGCGGCTGCGCCTGGACGCCACCCTCGCGCTGCTCTCCCGGGGCACCGTCTCCGTCTTCGCGATCGACGAGGCGCACTGCGTCGCCCAGTGGGGCCACGACTTCCGCCCCGACTACCTCACCCTCTCCGTCCTCGGCGAGCGCTGGCCGGACGTCCCCCGCATCGCGCTGACCGCGACCGCCACGGACGCCACGCACCAGGAGATCACCCGCCGTCTGGGCATGCCGGACGCGAAGCACTTCGTCGCCAGCTTCGACCGGCCCAACATCCAGTACCGCATCGTGCCCAAGTCCGACCCGAAGAAGCAGCTGCTCACCTTCCTCACGGACGAGCACACCGGGGACGCGGGCATCGTCTACTGCCTCTCCCGCAACTCCACCGAGAAGACGGCCGAGTACCTCGTCCGCAACGGCATCGAGGCGGTGCCCTACCACGCGGGTCTCGACGCCAGGACCCGCGCGACCCACCAGTCCCGCTTCCTGCGCGAGGAGGGGCTCGTCGTCGTCGCCACGATCGCCTTCGGCATGGGCATCGACAAGCCGGACGTCCGCTTCGTCGCCCACCTCGACCTCCCCAAGTCCGTCGAGGGGTACTACCAGGAGACCGGCCGCGCCGGCCGCGACGGCGCCCCCTCCACCGCGTGGATGGCGTACGGCCTCCAGGACGTCGTCCAGCAGCGCAAGCTGATCCAGGGCGGCGACGGCGACGAGGCACACCGCCGCCGCGCCTCCGCGCACCTGGACTCGATGCTGGCGCTCTGCGAGACCGTCCAGTGCCGCCGTGCGCAGCTCCTCACCTACTTCGGCCAGGAGCCGGCCGAGGCCACCTGCGGCAACTGCGACACCTGCCTGGTCCCGCCGGAGACCTGGGACGGCACCGTCGTCGCGCAGAAGCTGCTCTCCACGGTGGTCCGGCTGAAGCGGGAGCGGAACCAGAAGTTCGGCGCGGGGCAGATCATCGACATCCTGCTGGGACGGAAGACCGCGAAGGTCATCCAGTTCGACCACGACCAGCTCTCCGTCTTCGGCATCGGCGAGGAGCTGGCCGAGGCCGAGTGGCGCGGGGTCGTCCGTCAGCTGCTCGCCCAGGGCCTGCTCGCCGTCGAGGGGGAGTACGGCACCCTGGTCCTCACCGACGCCAGCGCCACGGTCCTCGGCCGTGAGCGCGAGGTACTGCTGCGCAAGGAGCCCAAGCGGGTCACCGAGCGGACGGCCGCCAAGGGCGAGCGCCGTGCCAGGTCGGCTGCCGCCGCCGCTGATCTGCCCGCGTCCGCCGTACCCGTCTTCGAGGCACTGCGCGCCTGGCGCGGGGCGACCGCGAAGGAGCAGGGCGTCCCGGCGTACGTCATCTTCCACGACGCGACCCTCCGCGAGATCGCCACCCTGCACCCGGCCTCCCTGGCGGAACTCGGCGGGATCAGCGGCCTGGGCGAGAAGAAGCTCGCGACGTACGGCGAAGGCGTGCTGGAGGTCCTGGCGGGGCTGGAGGCCCCCGCGGTCGCGGAGAAGGCCCCGGCGGCCGACGCCCCGGCGCCACAGCGGGCGCCCGTGAACGCGGCGGCGGCACCGGCCGACCGGCCCGACGACGCCGAGTTCGGCTGGGACGACGAGGAGCCGCCGGAGTACGAGTGA
- the fahA gene encoding fumarylacetoacetase, producing the protein MPEQSSPLDTDEGDPFGPHNLPYGVFSLPGDPGAPAGAAARRVGVRLGSHVLDAGAAARALGSPYAGLLAQPSLMPLLAAGRTAWRDVRRALTGWVTVPSHRAELEPLLHPLDAVTLHLPYEVADYVDFYASEHHATNVGRIFRPDGAALTPNWKHLPIGYHGRSGTVVVSGTDVVRPSGQRKAPTDPAPVFGPSVKLDIEAEVGFVVGVPSAQGTAVPLADFREHVFGVQLLNDWSARDIQAWEYVPLGPFLGKSFATSVSAWVTPLEALDAARTAPPARDAELLPYLDDADEEEPGGIDLRISVAVNGTLVAEPPFSTMYWTAAQQLAQMTVNGASLRTGDLYGSGTVSGPEPHQRGSLLELTWNGRDPLELPGGSRTFLEDGDTVTMTAWAPGPHGTRVGLGEVTGRIVAAG; encoded by the coding sequence ATGCCCGAGCAGAGCAGCCCGCTCGACACGGACGAGGGCGACCCCTTCGGCCCGCACAATCTGCCCTACGGCGTCTTCTCCCTCCCTGGCGATCCCGGCGCTCCCGCCGGTGCCGCTGCCCGGCGGGTGGGGGTCCGGCTCGGCTCCCACGTCCTGGACGCCGGGGCAGCGGCCCGCGCCCTCGGCTCCCCGTACGCCGGGCTGCTCGCGCAGCCCAGCCTGATGCCGCTGCTCGCAGCCGGGCGCACCGCATGGCGGGACGTGCGGCGGGCGCTCACCGGCTGGGTGACCGTCCCCTCGCACCGGGCCGAACTGGAACCGCTGCTCCACCCGCTCGACGCGGTGACGCTCCACCTGCCGTACGAGGTCGCGGACTACGTCGACTTCTACGCGAGCGAGCACCACGCCACCAACGTCGGCCGGATCTTCCGCCCCGACGGTGCCGCACTGACGCCCAACTGGAAACACCTGCCGATCGGTTACCACGGCAGGTCCGGCACGGTCGTCGTCTCCGGGACCGACGTGGTGCGCCCTTCCGGGCAGCGCAAGGCGCCCACCGACCCGGCGCCCGTCTTCGGACCCTCGGTGAAGCTGGACATCGAGGCCGAGGTCGGCTTCGTGGTGGGTGTGCCGTCCGCGCAGGGCACGGCGGTGCCGCTGGCCGACTTCCGCGAGCACGTCTTCGGCGTCCAGCTGCTCAACGACTGGTCCGCGCGGGACATCCAGGCGTGGGAGTACGTCCCGCTCGGCCCGTTCCTCGGCAAGTCCTTCGCCACCTCCGTCTCCGCGTGGGTGACCCCCCTGGAGGCCCTGGACGCCGCCCGTACCGCCCCGCCCGCCCGGGACGCCGAGCTGCTGCCGTACCTCGACGACGCGGACGAGGAGGAGCCGGGCGGGATCGACCTGCGGATCTCCGTCGCGGTCAACGGGACGCTCGTCGCCGAGCCGCCGTTCTCCACCATGTACTGGACGGCCGCCCAGCAGTTGGCCCAGATGACGGTGAACGGCGCCTCGCTGCGCACCGGCGACCTCTACGGCTCCGGGACGGTCAGCGGGCCCGAGCCGCACCAGCGCGGCTCGCTGCTGGAGCTCACCTGGAACGGCCGCGACCCGCTCGAACTGCCCGGGGGCAGCCGTACCTTCCTGGAGGACGGCGACACGGTGACCATGACCGCGTGGGCGCCGGGACCGCACGGGACCCGGGTGGGGCTCGGCGAGGTGACGGGGAGGATCGTGGCGGCGGGGTGA
- a CDS encoding polyprenyl synthetase family protein, which produces MTVVGPFGLRVRDQALEAHVQTGLAAVEAGLLDATKSDVPFITEAAQHLVRAGGKRFRPLLVMLASQFGDSDAPGVVPSAVVVELTHLATLYHDDVMDEAEVRRGVDSANARWGNSVALLTGDFLFARASHILSDLGPEAVRIQAEAFERLVTGQILETVGPREGRDPVDHYMDVLSGKTGSLMAVSGRFGALMSGADERTVDVLTQYGERLGVAFQLADDVLDIASDSHESGKTPGTDLREGIATLPVLLLRARAAADRKPDDLELVELLDGDLADDDRLAEALRRLRVHPALEQARRDTVRYAEDARAALGPLPDCYAKSALAELCDLVVHRAG; this is translated from the coding sequence GTGACCGTCGTCGGGCCGTTCGGGCTGCGCGTGCGGGACCAGGCTCTTGAGGCCCATGTCCAGACCGGCCTGGCCGCTGTCGAGGCCGGGCTTCTCGACGCCACCAAAAGTGATGTCCCCTTCATCACGGAGGCCGCGCAGCACCTGGTCCGGGCCGGGGGCAAACGGTTCCGGCCCCTGCTGGTGATGCTGGCGTCCCAGTTCGGCGACTCCGACGCCCCCGGGGTCGTCCCCTCCGCCGTCGTCGTCGAACTGACGCACCTGGCCACGCTGTACCACGACGACGTGATGGACGAGGCGGAGGTCCGCCGCGGGGTGGACAGCGCCAACGCCCGCTGGGGCAACTCCGTCGCCCTGCTCACCGGCGACTTCCTCTTCGCCCGCGCCTCGCACATCCTCTCCGACCTCGGCCCCGAGGCGGTCCGCATCCAGGCCGAGGCGTTCGAACGGCTCGTCACCGGACAGATCCTGGAGACGGTCGGTCCGCGCGAGGGCCGCGACCCGGTCGACCACTACATGGACGTCCTCAGCGGCAAGACCGGCTCCCTGATGGCCGTCTCGGGACGGTTCGGCGCCCTCATGTCCGGGGCCGACGAGAGGACCGTCGACGTCCTCACCCAGTACGGCGAACGCCTCGGCGTCGCCTTCCAGCTCGCCGACGACGTCCTCGACATCGCCTCCGACTCCCACGAGTCCGGCAAGACCCCCGGCACCGACCTCCGCGAGGGCATCGCCACCCTCCCCGTCCTGCTGCTGCGCGCCCGGGCCGCCGCCGACCGGAAGCCGGACGACCTGGAGCTGGTGGAACTGCTCGACGGCGACCTCGCCGACGACGACCGCCTCGCCGAGGCGCTGCGCCGGCTGCGCGTCCACCCGGCGCTGGAGCAGGCCCGCCGCGACACCGTCCGGTACGCCGAGGACGCCCGGGCCGCCCTCGGCCCGCTGCCCGACTGCTACGCCAAGTCGGCCCTCGCCGAGCTCTGCGACCTCGTGGTGCACCGGGCCGGCTGA